One Glycine max cultivar Williams 82 chromosome 8, Glycine_max_v4.0, whole genome shotgun sequence genomic window, TCCCTGACTGGTAACTGAGTTGTGTTCATATAGGGTGTAATATGTGCAAGAGTACAACTTTTCACACACATTAATGCAACACTATGTcctgtatatattattttcttgcaATAATGGTTGGAGTTTGCTGTTACTCAGTTACTCTACTGCTACCTCCCTTTAATTTGCAACAAGATACTCTCAAACTGTTCTTTACAGCTATCTTTTCCATGGATTTAAAAATTGTCTGATGATTAACACTCTCAAAGTCCCCTTCCCTCTTAGCAGGTTTTATTACTTGGAAGATTACATCACAAAAGCCTTGTGGATTTGGTGGGATATGTGGCAGAAAGAGGAAAACATATGCTTCTTTACATTTACATGAGCAATGGCAGTCTTGATTCCCATTTATATGGTTAGAAAGGGattaaattttttcttgtcattttataCTAGTTGGCATAATTTGTTTGTATATTGCCAGATGGAGTAGATGCTCTCAGTGTCTAATGGCTTCATTCTTTCTTCCTTAAAAATATAGTTTGACCTGAAATTTTTGTCTAAATTCAGGGAAACATCTGTATTTGCTTTGTCTTGTGTCAATGATGTATCAGTGAACTTATCTAATTCAATAATTTGAATATCTGAGTTGTTTTGACTTGTCTTTTGGAAAATAGAACATTTGATTATCCCCAGACCGAACTTCATATTTACTTTCTTGATAGTGCAATACCATGCTTACATAGTATGTGATGTCCTGCTGTTCATGATGcagttctttattttcttttgtctttattttagCTTAAAACCAATATAGGATTTTTactgaaaaattaaaaccaCATATATGAGGTGATAACATTAATCTAGTTATATATTAGGCTGCTTTTTATCAACTTTGACACACAGTCAACTTATCATTATGCTTACTGAACAAAAGATAATTCTAGGAAAcacaaattttcatattttcttctaGAGCTTAGAAGAATTTTTACTTGTACCTTCTTGTTCTCTATTTACTTACCATTCTTTGTGTAGCTGATTTGGGAAAAAATCACAAGCCATTGAGCTGGGATTTGAGGCTTAGCATAGCGCTAGATGTTGCAAGAGGACTGGAATATCTACATCATGGGGTATATAGTATACTCAAATCTTATTAATGAAATTGGTAAATTTACACGTGGAGAACATTGAATGGAATAAGTTTACTTTGATTTCTTcgtattttcttaaaaacaacTCATTGCAGGCTTCTCCACCTGTTGTGCACCGTGACATCAAATCTTGCAATATACTGTTGGACCAGTCTATGAGAGCCAAGGTAACCTTTGCACATTTAGTTCCCACAAAGATGAAAAGGGATGTTTATCatactttaaaatattcttCGTTGCAATCTCAATTCTGGGAaatcttgagttttttttttttcgttattTGTTGTTTCATTTATGCATTGTATTTTGCAAATTCTCCTTTTCTAtatattcaacaaaataataCTATCTTAACTCTACTTTCTTGAAAATGTTGTTAGGAAGAATTAATCTGCCTAGTTTTCTTGACTCAAAGGAAGCTTTTCTGAAAATGATACCTTATTTTTGTAAAGATGGTGCTGCAGTTTTCCGTTTTCATCATATCCCTTCACTTGTCTCTGTCCATATTCAAGCttaaaacctttttttcttctatatatgTTTAACATCTATATTTTACTGAGCAGGTCACTGATTTTGGGCTTTCCAGACCAGAGATGATCAAACCTCGCACATCAAATGTCAGAGGAACTTTTGGATATGTTGATCCCGAGTATTTGTCTACAAGAACCTTCACTAAGAAAAGCGATGTTTATAGTTTTGGTGTGCTACTGTTTGAACTTATCACTGGCAGGAATCCACAGCAAGGGCTCATGGAATATGTAAAACTAGTAAGAACAGTATCTGCTTGTTGGTTTCTATGTTTGTGCTTGTGCTGTGGTGCATGAGTGTATCTTGATGCGTTTGAAAATATATGTAAGCAAATACTTAGGATTGACACAGCATTTTTCTGGTTATGATTAGGCAGTCATGGAAAGCGAGGGTAAGGTTGGATGGGAAGAAATTGTGGACCCACAATTAAATGGAAAATATGATGTGCATAATCTTCATGACATGGCTTCACTTGCATTCAAATGTGTTAATGAAGTCTCCAAAAGCCGACCTTCGATGTGCGAAATTGTTCAAGAATTATCTCAGATTTGTAAGAGGCAAATTAAAGATCATGGTGGAACATCTCCTGCTGCATTGAAGGAAGTGTCCATTGAAGTGGGCCAGACTGAAATTCAGGACTTCTCATCAATTGAGAGTTCAAAGATGGTGCGCAGATTGCATAGCCGATGATCTTTAAGGCTCTGCTAGTGCTTTTGGATGTGTGAATATCTGCGTTCTATTTTGTTTACTTAGTCAACAATATTACTTCTTTACCATACTGGGATTATGAAATAGATGATTGCATAGCCGATTAATCTTTATGAATCTGCTAGTGCTTTTGGATGATTAAATATCtgctttatattttgtttactaAGTTATTTAACTTCTTTACCAtactaaaattatgaaatagATGGGGTATAATATCTTGAATTTGTTATGGGAATCCTACACACAAGTCTTATGAGTTAAAAGTCTAGGCGGAGAGGGtaaaaaaagtatgtttaaTAAACTTAATGCTTTGTGATTGTGAACATTGATAAAGTATGTATAATCATTTGTGATAAAAACGTGAAAATTTGAACAACAAGCATAATCAAATCCAAACTTAATAAAGCGACTGAGCTCTCTTTTTAACAAAGTGGGGAATATCATAATCAGTAATTTAAGGAGGTGGTAATAAAGTAGTGGATTAACAGAGATGGTTGCTATTCCCCTTGATTAATTATTCGCAAGATGCTACTACATAACAAGTGGAGAGTTTGCTAGAGCATtagaattttcaaaattcagttaTTCAGAGCCCCTTTGCTCTTTAAGTACTCCAGAGTCTGATCATAAATTTCTTCAATTCCATACTTGAAACTGAATCCTTCTTTGACAAGCTTTTCGGAAGAGATTATTAACTTTGCCTTTGAGGGACAATCATCGAATCTGCAATTAGAAAATGATACTTGCCATAAGTACAAATGAAAAGGGAGTACCCAAAACAGTAACATCATCCGGGCTTCAAAACATAAGTGCAAGTGTGCAATATGAGGTAACTTTCATTGGAAGTCTTTCAAGCCAATTCAGCACAATGCAGATACTACTTAAAAATGTATGCCAACAAAATTGGTCCGCATAAAAGATTCGATATATATAGCCTTACATAAGTTTCATTGAGGCTGAACTTCGTATTAACTGAAACCAATACAAATGAAGAGAAATTCTTTGACAGAGATATTGGCATATTGTATACGATATATAAACCACTTTAAAAATATGAAGCCAAAACACCAGAAATAATGGCTTCTTATTCTTTGACTTGATTCTCGCACCAAAGAATTTATCTATAACTAAGGCAAGGGATTcgtagaataaaaaagaaaaggcattTCAACCAAAGGTATGGTTATAAGCTTACTCAGTTGGAATTTTATATTGAGGGTATCGTTTGCTGAGAAACTTTGCAAGCTCAGGAACACTAGTATTGTGAGCACAGCAAATGTATCGACCAGAAGCCGATTCTTTCTCCGCCACAAATATTTGTGCTCGGCAAATATCCTCCACATGAGTGATGGATATTGAACCTGATAGCAACTGCATACCTTTCAGAGCGTTTATGAGGAAATCATTGCCTGCAAAGTACAAAGAAAGATGCCATTGAAACATATATGGGGGCATTCACTATGGTCCTTAAAAAGTACAACTATTTGACACATCTAAAAGGTCCTTAAACCAGTAGGTTTGACAATTTTGAACCTGTTATGAGGGACGCTGCCATGCCAACACTTGATGGGATGTCTGTAGTGACAGAAGGACCAGTTGTGAGAGTAGGTATCACAGTGATGAGATCAATGTGATTTTCTTCAGCAAATTTCCATGCTGCCTTCTCTGCTAGTGCTTTGGAGGCAGGATAACCCTGCATGTGTTTGGATGCACACTCTACTTTAGAGTCTATCGAATGAGTTTTAATCTTTTCCATCTAGGAATGGTAAGTGTGAAGACTGAAGAGCCATTCCTCATCCCCATCCTAAGTTTTAAGTGTGTTTGGATTCATGTTGGATCATTCAAAATCATATCCAAATaacagttaacatgattttagaTAAATGTTCACACATTTGGTCCTacgttaaaaaattgattttgagttgAAACAACTTTAACTAGTTTTTTAGTTgaataaaaacttttatattgagTTTTACTATTATGTTACTTTTAGAATAAAATCATCTAAACATAAATCGCGAGACTggaaaatcaatttcattcaaaattagtATTGTATATGCTGATCCAGATATGTGTGAAATAAGGTTTGACTTTTACCCAAGTGGGTGGCTTTGCAGTGCTCAAGTACTCAACATCAGTCCAGTTGCTTTCATCCATAACCAGATCAGTTCCCTTGAGTTGGTTTATGGTCACAGCAGCTGCTGAAGATGTCAAGATGACTCGTTTGAC contains:
- the LOC100816549 gene encoding calcium/calmodulin-regulated receptor-like kinase 1 isoform X2, translating into MNWPTLTFTIGICIGFVVGVSLALSIVSCVIRGRKRTDIERSSSHSAVTIPVQVQVVDSNSTLSEGQESPRTSEWSNTSIWLERLRRNSSVSACGIPKYFYKDIQKATSNFTTIIGNGAFGPVYKAQMDTGETVAVKVLGTNSRQGEQEFLTEVLLLGRLHHKSLVDLVGYVAERGKHMLLYIYMSNGSLDSHLYADLGKNHKPLSWDLRLSIALDVARGLEYLHHGASPPVVHRDIKSCNILLDQSMRAKVTDFGLSRPEMIKPRTSNVRGTFGYVDPEYLSTRTFTKKSDVYSFGVLLFELITGRNPQQGLMEYVKLAVMESEGKVGWEEIVDPQLNGKYDVHNLHDMASLAFKCVNEVSKSRPSMCEIVQELSQICKRQIKDHGGTSPAALKEVSIEVGQTEIQDFSSIESSKMVRRLHSR
- the LOC100816549 gene encoding calcium/calmodulin-regulated receptor-like kinase 1 isoform X1 yields the protein MNWPTLTFTIGICIGFVVGVSLALSIVSCVIRGRKRTDIERSSSHSAVTIPVQVQVVDSNSTLSEGQESPRTSEWSNTSIWLERLRRNSSVSACGIPKYFYKDIQKATSNFTTIIGNGAFGPVYKAQMDTGETVAVKVLGTNSRQGEQEFLTEQVLLLGRLHHKSLVDLVGYVAERGKHMLLYIYMSNGSLDSHLYADLGKNHKPLSWDLRLSIALDVARGLEYLHHGASPPVVHRDIKSCNILLDQSMRAKVTDFGLSRPEMIKPRTSNVRGTFGYVDPEYLSTRTFTKKSDVYSFGVLLFELITGRNPQQGLMEYVKLAVMESEGKVGWEEIVDPQLNGKYDVHNLHDMASLAFKCVNEVSKSRPSMCEIVQELSQICKRQIKDHGGTSPAALKEVSIEVGQTEIQDFSSIESSKMVRRLHSR
- the ANR1 gene encoding anthocyanidin reductase 1 translates to MATIKPTGKKACVIGGSGFMASLLIKQLLEKGYAVNTTVRDPDNTKKIPHLLALQSLGELNIFGADLTGEKDFDAPIAGCELVFQLATPVNFASEDPENDMIKPAITGVLNVLKACVRAKGVKRVILTSSAAAVTINQLKGTDLVMDESNWTDVEYLSTAKPPTWGYPASKALAEKAAWKFAEENHIDLITVIPTLTTGPSVTTDIPSSVGMAASLITGNDFLINALKGMQLLSGSISITHVEDICRAQIFVAEKESASGRYICCAHNTSVPELAKFLSKRYPQYKIPTEFDDCPSKAKLIISSEKLVKEGFSFKYGIEEIYDQTLEYLKSKGALNN